From a region of the Paralichthys olivaceus isolate ysfri-2021 chromosome 4, ASM2471397v2, whole genome shotgun sequence genome:
- the cdc14b gene encoding dual specificity protein phosphatase CDC14B isoform X9 translates to MKRKSERRRGESRKKRCAAHRGSEAEPNSDMYMEITDQLYFAILHQKIKSTAERHCFCIDEELAYENFYADFGPLNLAMFYRFCCKLTKKLKSITLSKKKIIFYTCGDQKKQANAAYLIGSYAVMHLNMMPEEAYSLLVSRNSTYIPFRDASFGSCMYNLNILDCLRAVQKALQYGWLDFSNFDVEEYEHYERAENGDLNWIIPGKFLAFSGPHPKSKIENGYPLHAPEAYIPYFRKHNITAIIRLNKKMYDARRFTDSGFEHHDLFFVDGSTPTDSIVRKFLNICENAEGAIAVHCKAGLGRTGTLIGCYMMKHYGLTAAEAIAWIRICRPGSVIGPQQNFVEEKQNNLWAEGDIFREKMLNERENGKMAVTRILSGVDDITINGSNKNRATKKEEMDLYNDEEERNGLTQGDKLRALKSKRQARSSSGSLSMIKHHI, encoded by the exons ATCAACTGTATTTCGCCATACTTCACCAGAAGATCAAGAGCACCGCAGAGAGACACTGTTTCTGCATAGACGAGGAGCTGGCGTATGAGAA ctTCTATGCGGACTTTGGTCCCCTTAACCTGGCCATGTTTTATCGCTTCTGCTGCAAGCTGACAAAGAAGCTCAAG TCTATTACGCTGTCAAAGAAGAAGATCATATTTTATACATGTGGAGACCAGAAAAAACAGGCCAATGCTGCTTACCTAATAGGCTCATATGCG GTAATGCATCTAAACATGATGCCGGAGGAGGCCTACAGTCTGCTGGTTTCGAGGAATTCAACATACATCCCATTCAG AGATGCCTCGTTTGGAAGCTGCATGTACAACCTGAACATCCTGGATTGCCTCCGTGCCGTTCAAAAG GCTCTGCAGTACGGCTGGCTGGATTTCTCCAACTTCGATGTGGAGGAATATGAGCACTATGAGAGAGCAGAAAATGGAGACTTGAACTGGATCATTCCAGGGAAGTTCCTTGCGTTCAGCGGACCTCATCCAAAAAGCAAAATAGAGAATG GGTATCCTCTGCATGCTCCCGAGGCCTACATTCCTtatttcagaaaacacaacatcaccGCTATTATCCGCCTCAACAAGAAGATGTACGATGCCAGGCGATTTACAGACTCCGGCTTTGAACACCACGACTTGTTCTTCGTGGACGGGAGTACACCGACCGACAGCATCGTCAGGAAGTTCCTCAATATCTGTGAGAACGCAGAAGGAGCGATAGCGGTCCACTGCAAAG CTGGTCTTGGGAGGACTGgtactctgattggctgctatATGATGAAACATTACGGCCTGACGGCTGCAGAGGCCATTGCCTGGATACGGATCTGCCGGCCAGGGTCCGTCATCGGGCCTCAGCAGAACTTTGTTGAAGA GAAGCAAAACAATTTATGGGCAGAGGGAGACATTTTCCGAGAGAAGATGCTCAACGAACGAGAGAACGGCAAGATGGCTGTCACAAGGATCCTGTCTGGAGTGGACGACATAACCATAAACGGCAGCAACAAAAACAGGGCAaccaagaaagaagaaatggaTTTG TAtaatgatgaggaggagagaaatggcCTCACACAGGGTGATAAACTGCGAGCACTGAAGAGCAAGAGGCAGGCCAGGTCGTCCTCAGGCTCACTATC GATgataaaacatcacatttga
- the cdc14b gene encoding dual specificity protein phosphatase CDC14B isoform X8 has protein sequence MKRKSERRRGESRKKRCAAHRGSEAEPNSDMYMEITDQLYFAILHQKIKSTAERHCFCIDEELAYENFYADFGPLNLAMFYRFCCKLTKKLKSITLSKKKIIFYTCGDQKKQANAAYLIGSYAVMHLNMMPEEAYSLLVSRNSTYIPFRDASFGSCMYNLNILDCLRAVQKALQYGWLDFSNFDVEEYEHYERAENGDLNWIIPGKFLAFSGPHPKSKIENGYPLHAPEAYIPYFRKHNITAIIRLNKKMYDARRFTDSGFEHHDLFFVDGSTPTDSIVRKFLNICENAEGAIAVHCKAGLGRTGTLIGCYMMKHYGLTAAEAIAWIRICRPGSVIGPQQNFVEEKQNNLWAEGDIFREKMLNERENGKMAVTRILSGVDDITINGSNKNRATKKEEMDLYNDEEERNGLTQGDKLRALKSKRQARSSSGSLSQVVFCCSLMGTAWPMCCLPFKR, from the exons ATCAACTGTATTTCGCCATACTTCACCAGAAGATCAAGAGCACCGCAGAGAGACACTGTTTCTGCATAGACGAGGAGCTGGCGTATGAGAA ctTCTATGCGGACTTTGGTCCCCTTAACCTGGCCATGTTTTATCGCTTCTGCTGCAAGCTGACAAAGAAGCTCAAG TCTATTACGCTGTCAAAGAAGAAGATCATATTTTATACATGTGGAGACCAGAAAAAACAGGCCAATGCTGCTTACCTAATAGGCTCATATGCG GTAATGCATCTAAACATGATGCCGGAGGAGGCCTACAGTCTGCTGGTTTCGAGGAATTCAACATACATCCCATTCAG AGATGCCTCGTTTGGAAGCTGCATGTACAACCTGAACATCCTGGATTGCCTCCGTGCCGTTCAAAAG GCTCTGCAGTACGGCTGGCTGGATTTCTCCAACTTCGATGTGGAGGAATATGAGCACTATGAGAGAGCAGAAAATGGAGACTTGAACTGGATCATTCCAGGGAAGTTCCTTGCGTTCAGCGGACCTCATCCAAAAAGCAAAATAGAGAATG GGTATCCTCTGCATGCTCCCGAGGCCTACATTCCTtatttcagaaaacacaacatcaccGCTATTATCCGCCTCAACAAGAAGATGTACGATGCCAGGCGATTTACAGACTCCGGCTTTGAACACCACGACTTGTTCTTCGTGGACGGGAGTACACCGACCGACAGCATCGTCAGGAAGTTCCTCAATATCTGTGAGAACGCAGAAGGAGCGATAGCGGTCCACTGCAAAG CTGGTCTTGGGAGGACTGgtactctgattggctgctatATGATGAAACATTACGGCCTGACGGCTGCAGAGGCCATTGCCTGGATACGGATCTGCCGGCCAGGGTCCGTCATCGGGCCTCAGCAGAACTTTGTTGAAGA GAAGCAAAACAATTTATGGGCAGAGGGAGACATTTTCCGAGAGAAGATGCTCAACGAACGAGAGAACGGCAAGATGGCTGTCACAAGGATCCTGTCTGGAGTGGACGACATAACCATAAACGGCAGCAACAAAAACAGGGCAaccaagaaagaagaaatggaTTTG TAtaatgatgaggaggagagaaatggcCTCACACAGGGTGATAAACTGCGAGCACTGAAGAGCAAGAGGCAGGCCAGGTCGTCCTCAGGCTCACTATC GCAGGTAGTATTCTGCTGCAGCCTCATGGGCACGGCGTGGCCGATGTGTTGCCTGCCGTTCAAAAGatag